One Isoptericola dokdonensis DS-3 genomic window, TGCTCGGTAGCGTCGTCGGTGGCCGGCTCGTCCTCGGTCACGGCGACCAGCGAGAGCTTGCCGCGCGGGTCGATCTCACCGATCTCGACCTGGACCTTCTGGCCGATGGACAGCACGTCGTCGACGTTCTCGACGCGCTTGCCACCCACGAGCTTGCGGATCTGGCTGATGTGCAGCAGACCGTCCTTGCCCGGGGAGAGCGAGATGAACGCGCCGAACGACGTCGTCTTGACGACGGTGCCGACGAAGCGCTCGCCGACCTCCGGCACGTGCGGGTTCGCGATCGCGTTGATCGCGGCGCGCGCGGCCTCGGCCGACGGGCCGTCCGTGGCACCGATGTAGACGGTGCCGTCGTCCTCGATGGAGATGTCCGCGCCCGTCTCCTCCTGGATCTGGTTGATCATCTTGCCCTTGGGCCCGATGACCTCGCCGATCTTGTCGACCGGCACCTTCACCGAGATGACGCGCGGGGCGTTGGGGCTCATCTCGTCCGGGGTGTCGATCGCCTCGGCGATGACCTCCAGGATGGTCAGGCGGGCGTCGCGGGCCTGGGTGAGGGCCGCGGCCAGCACCGACGCCGGGATGCCGTCCAGCTTGGTGTCGAGCTGGATCGCCGTGACGAACTCGCTCGTGCCGGCGACCTTGAAGTCCATGTCGCCGAAGGCGTCCTCGGCACCGAGGATGTCGGTGAGCGCCGCGTAGCGGGTCTCACCGTCGACCGTGTCGGAGATGAGGCCCATCGCGATGCCCGCGACCGGCGCGCGCAGCGGCACACCGGCGTTGAGCAGCGACAGCGTCGACGCGCAGACGGAGCCCATCGAGGTCGAACCGTTGGAGCCGAGCGCCTCGGACACCTGGCGGATCGCGTAGGGGAACTCCTCGCGCGACGGCAGCACCGGCACCACCGCGCGCTCGGCGAGCGCACCGTGGCCGATCTCGCGGCGCTTCGGCGAACCGACGCGGCCGGTCTCACCGGTCGAGTACGGCGGGAAGTTGTAGTTGTGCATGTAGCGCTTGCGCGTGACCGGCCCGAGCGAGTCGATCTGCTGCTCCATGCGGAGCATGTTCAGCGTGGTGACACCCATGATCTGGGTCTCGCCGCGCTCGAACAGCGCCGAGCCGTGCACGCGGGGCAGCACCTCGACCTCGGCCGACAGGGTGCGGATGTCCGCGAGCCCACGGCCGTCGATGCGCACGCCGTCGGTGAGGACGCGCTGGCGGATGAGCTTCTTCTGCAGCGCGCGGTACGCGGCCGACAGCTCCTTCTCGCGGCCCTCGAACCGGTCGGCGAGGGCGGGGACCAGCTCCGCCTTGATCTCGTCCAGGCGGTTCTCGCGGTCCTGCTTGTCCGCGATCGCGAGCGCGTCGCGCAGCGTGGACGTGACCTCGGCCTCGACGGCGGCGAACGCGTCGTCCTGGTAGTCGAGGAAGACCGGGTACTCCTTGACGTCCTTCGCCGCCTGGGCGGCCAGCGAGGCCTGGGCGTCGCACAGCGCCTTGAGGAACGGCTTGGAGGCCTCGATGCCCTGCGCCACGACCTCCTCCGTGGGCGCGGTGGCGCCCTCGGACTTGATGAGGTTCCAGGCGTCGTCCGTGGCCTCGGCCTCGATCATCGCGATGGCCACGTCGGCGTTGCCGGCGGCGTCCTGCACGACGCGACCCGCCACGACCATGTTGAACACGGCGCGCTCGAGGTCGGAGTGCTTCGGGAACGCGACCCACTGGTCGTCGATCAGCGCGATGCGGACACCCGCGACCGGGCCGGAGAACGGCAGGCCGGAGATCTGCGTGGACGCGGACGCGGCGTTGATCGCCAGGACGTCGTACGCGTCGTCCGGGTGCATCGCCAGGACGGAGATGACGACCTGGACCTCGTTGCGCAGGCCCTTGACGAACAGGGGGCGCAGCGGGCGGTCGATGAGACGGCAGGCGAGGATCGCCTCGGTCGAGGGGCGGCCCTCACGACGGAAGAACGAGCCGGGGATGCGACCCGCGGCGTACATGCGCTCCTCGACGTCCACCGTCAGCGGGAAGAAGTCGAACTGCTCCTTGGGGTGCTTGCCGGCCGTCGTGGCCGACAGCAGCATCGTCTCGCCGTCCAGGTAGGCGGCGACGGAGCCGGCGGCCTGGCGGGCCAGACGGCCCGTCTCGAAGCGGACGGTGCGGGTGCCGAAGCGGCCGTTGTCGATAACGGCCTCGGCGAACTGGATCTCGGGTCCCTCCACGGGTGCCCTCCTTGTTCTCGAAGGCGCCGCCCGTCCGAGCGACGGTCTTCGATCGAGGCCCCCGGAGCCGTGTCCCGGCGCGAGCCGGGCGGATCGGGAGGCCACTACCGAGGACCGGACGACGGCCCGGTGGCGCGGTGTTGGTGGTACCAGGACATCACACCAGACCAGCCCGGACCCTGCGAGAGGGCCCGGGCTGGGCGGTGGTGTCAGCGGCGCAGGCCGAGGCGCTCGATGAGAGCGCGGTAGCGTGCGATGTCGACCTTCTGCAGGTAGCCGAGCAGGCGGCGACGCTGGCCGACCAGCAGGAGCAGGCCACGACGCGAGTGGTGGTCGTGCTTGTGCTCCTTGAGGTGCTCGGTGAGGTCCTTGATGCGCTGGGTCAGCATCGCGACCTGAACCTCCGGCGAGCCGGTGTCACCCTCGTGGGTCGCGTACTCGGTCATGATGGCCTGCTTGGTGGCAGAGTCGAGCGGCATGTGCTCTCCTTCGGTGTCGTTGCGCGGTGCTCCGGGACCAATTCACCGGGCGCTCTGGATCCGCGGCCGTTCTACGGCACCGTCCATGCTACCAGCGTGCCGCCCGCCGGGATCCGGCGGGCGGCACGAGGTGGCCCACGCCACAGCGCCGGAGGTTCAGTCCCCGTCGTGGCCGGCGGGCGTGCCGTCCGGCTCGGTGCGGAACGACCCGTCCGGCTGCCGGAGCACTCCCGCGAACCGGAGCAGGTCGGGCAGCGTGGTGATCATGCTCCCGTCCTCCAGCCGGACGCCGTCGGCAGGCGTCCACGGGTCCGGGGTGCGCAGGAACGAGTCGTCGTCCCGGCGCAGCAGGTAGACGAACGTCTCGGCCAGGATGCGGCTCCCCACCTCGCCGAGGAAGTTGCCGTTGCCGTGGACCTTCGCCTCCTGGAGCACGTAGAACCACAGCGGCGTGCCGCCGCGGAACGGCTCGAGCGCCGCCTCCATCGCCTCCACGCGGGCCGGCGCCGGGCCGTCGGCCGTCCCTGCGGGGAGCGCGGCCCGGCCGGTCAGCTGGTCGAAGGTCAGGGGCGTCAGACCCAGGTCCTCCGCCACCGCCTCCCCCGTCGGGACCGCCAGCATGTAGCCGCGCAGGAGGTTGCGGTGGGCGAGCTGCTTGAGCATGTCGCTCATCCGCCGGGTGATCGGGTCGCCGCTCGGGTCCTTCGGGACGAGCTCCGGGTCGACCGTGAGGCCGTCGGCGTCCACGACCGTGCCGCCGGGACCCTCGACCCAGCCCTCCTTCCATCCTTCCTTGAGCAGGGCGCGCAACCCGTCGGCGAGGAACGGGTCGATCCGGCGGGCCTTGTGCGCCCCGACCGGATCGCCCTTGTCGACGAGTCGTGACCAGTCGATCGGCCAGTTCGACGGAAGGGCGTCGAGCGGCTGGTCCGGGTCCGGTGACAGGCCGCCGCCCCCGGTGAACCGGAACAGGTCCACCAGCGACGCGAACGGCGCCACGATCGCCTCCGCGCCGAAGTTCTTGTTGTGGTCGTAGCCGTTGCGGATCTGGGAGTGCCCGAACCGGAACGCGGCCACGGCGAACTCCAGCGGCATCGAGACGCGGCGCAGCGGCCTGAACAGGAGCTGGTGCTCGTGCAGCACCTGGTCGAGCACTCCCGGCTTGGTGAGCGTCCGCAGGTAGTCGTGCAGCACCAGCCACTGGTAGTGGTGCCGCACCAGCGTGCGGGCCTCCTCGAAGACGGCTCGCCCGTCGTCGGCGAGCCACGGGCGGGTGCGGCGGACGTGGTCGACGACCGCGTTGTGGAAGCGGATGAGCGCGACGTGGAACTGCGCGACGACGAGGTTCTCGTCGTTGCGACCGTCCGGGATCTTCACCGTCCGGCGCAGCCCGGCGTTCCCGGCCGCCGTCGCCTCCTGCTCCGAGAACCTCGGCAGGTCCCGCTGGTCGTCCGTGCCGGGGTCGATCGGTTCGCCCACCGGCACCGGCGTGAGCCGACCGAGCGCGAGCTTGGCCGGGTCGGCGGTCGCGAAGGCGGTCTCGCTCCGGGTCGGCCCACCGTCCTCGCCCGGGAACCGCGGACCGCTGCCGTACATGCTGTCGATGTCGAGGCTGGGATGGCGGGCGTTGTGCAGGCCGGCGGTCACGTCGCCGGGAGAGAACACGGTGAAGGGCTCGACCACGATGTCACCGGCCGCGAGCGCGCCGAGGTCGGCGCCGTTCGTGTTGAGGGTGATGTCGTGGTCGATGAACTGGCCCCAGTAGGTGTAGACCGCCGGGACGGTCGAGTCCCCGGCGGGGTCGGGCCCGGGCGCCTCGATCATCGCCGTGCCGAGAGCCTCCAGAGCGGCGACCGTGTCGGCCTCGACCTGCGCACCGCCCGACGGCAGGTGCGCGCCCGGGAACCTGACGCGCAGGCTTCGGAAGAGGTAGTCGAACGAGGTCGTCGCGTCGAAGCGACCGGTGTCGTGGTCCTCCTGCACGCAGTACGCCGTGTCGGGCAGGAACGGGGCGTCGGAGGTCCGAGGGTCCGGCGATGCCGGCCGCGTGGTGCGGGGCTCGACGCGGCCGCCGTGGCCCACCCTGCGCACGGTGCGGCCCCGGGGGGAGCGGTTGAGGTCGACGCGGGTGTCCGGTGCGGGCGCGTCCGTGGGTGAGGCGGTGGTGTGCTGGCCGGCGCTGATGTCGTGAGCCGCCATGGCTCGTCCCTTCTCGCAAGGGCGATCGCACCGAGCTCACGCCCGGCACGAGGGGGATGCGCACGAGGTCCGGCCTCACGTGGACGACGGGGCCGGCGGTACGCAGGTGCGGCGCCCGGCTCGCCGTCGTTCGTGGGGCGTGCCGCGTCGCGACGTTCCTCGACCAGGATCACCCCGGCCCTGCCCACAGGGAACGCCACCGCCCCGACACGTGACCTCGTGCCACCAACTTCACCCGCACGGCGTGTCGCCGGTGCGGGCGTGTCGCTCCCGGCACCCGGCCCACCGGGTCGTCTCAGCCGACGTCGGCGGCCAGGATCCGGCGGGCCCGGGCGACGTCGTCGTGCATCTGCGCCACCAGGGGCTCCACGCCGTCGAACCGCAGCGTGGGTCGCAGGTGCTCGACCAGCTCCAGCACGACCTCCTCGTCGTAGAGGTCGAGGTCGCTGCGGTCCAGCACGTACGCCTCGACGCGCCGCTCGACCCCGTCGAACGTGGGGTTGGTGCCGATGGAGATCGCCGCCGGCAGCCGCACGTCCGGGTGCGCGGCGTCCGCGGCGCCCAGCTCCGGACGCACCAGCCAGCCCGCGTACACGCCGTTGGCGGGGACCATCCCCGCGATCGCGCCCAGGTTCGCCGTCGGGAAGCCGAGCTCGCGGCCGCGCGCGTCGCCGTGGACGACGGTGCCGCGCACGCGGTGCCGGCGGCCCAGGACGTCGGCCGCCTGGGCGACGTCGCCCTCGGCGAGCAGCGCGCGTGCCGCGGAGCTGGACCAGCGCTGCCCCGCGCCGTCCGCCGTGGGCAGGCACTCGCCCTCGTCGTCGATCGCCACGACCTCGAAGCCGTGCTCACCGCCGAGCTCGACCATCGTCGCGAGGTCCCCGGCGTTGTCCCGCCCGAACCGCACGTCGTGGCCGACGACGACGCTGCGGGCGCCCAGCGCTCCCGTGAGATAGCTCGTGACGAACTCGCGGGGGGTCTGCGCGGCGAAGTCGAGCGAGTAGGGCACCACCAGGACGGCGTCGAGGCCGGTCGCGGCCATGAGCTCCAGGCGGTCCGTGAGACCGGTGAGGAGCTCCGGCGCGGCCCCGGGCCGGTGCACGGTGGCCGGGTGCGGGTCGAACGTCACCGCGACGGCCGTGCGGCCGTCGGCCCGGGCGAGACGCACGAGGCGGCCCAGCACCGTCTGGTGGCCGCGGTGGACGCCGTCGAAGTTGCCGATCGTCACCACGGACGGGCCGTAGCCGTCGGGGACCTCGTCGATGTCCGTGAACACCTGCACCGGTTCGTGCTCCTCCGCTCGGGGTACGCCACGTCCGGCGCCGACCGTCCAGGATAGCCCCGGGTCGGGGCGACCACCGACGTCGTCAGGCCGGTGCCAGCACCAGCACGGGTCGCGCCAGGTGCTCGCCGCGTCGCGTCGCGTCCTCCAGGAGCGCCACGAGCGTGCCGTCCGGCCCGATCCCGGCGACCGTCCCGGCCGTGCCGGACGCCGGCACCCACTGGCCGTAGCCGAGCGCCCGGGCCTCCGGCTCCGTCAGCTCGCGCACCGGGAACGTCACCCGCGCGGCGTCCGCCGGCGGCAGCGTCGCCAACGTCCCGTCGGCGTCGGCCTGCGCGGCGAGCTCGTCGAGGGTGCGCGCGCCCGCGAGGTCGAAGCCGCCCACCCGGGTGCGCCGCAGCGCCGTCAGGTGCCCGCCGACGCCGAGCGCGGCGCCCAGGTCGCGGGCCAGCGCCCGCACGTACGTGCCGGACGACACCACGACGTGCACGTCCACGTCGAGCACCGGCAGCCCGTCGGCCGACGCCTCCCGGACGTCGAGCACGTCGAACGTGCTCACCGTCACCGGTCGTGCCGCCAGCTCGACCTCCTCGCCGGCCCGGGCACGCGCGTACGCACGCTTCCCGTCGACCTTGATCGCGCTGACCGTCGTCGGCACCTGCAGGAGGTCACCCGTGAGGACGGCGACCTCGCGGTGCAGCGCGGCGGCGTCGACCCCCGCACCCACGCCCGCCGCCGTGACGACCTCGCCCTCGGCGTCGTCCGTCGTCGTGCTCACGCCGAGCCGGATCGTCGCGTCGTACGCCTTGTCGGCCCCGACGACGTACGTCAGCAGCCTCGTCGCCCGCCCCACCCCGACCACGAGGACACCCGTGGCCATCGGGTCCAGCGTGCCCGCGTGCCCCACCTTGCGGGTCCCCGCCAGGCGCCGGCACCGCGCGACGACGTCGTGGCTCGTCCAGCCGGACGGCTTGTCGACGACCAGCAGGCCGTCGGCTGCCGTCGGGCGGCGCTCACCGCGTTGCTCGGCCATCGGGCCGCTCCTCTCGGGCACCCCGGAGCCCGGGGTCCAGGCCGCCGAGGCGTGCCGTGGACCCCGGGCTCCGGGAGGGTCGGTCAGGACTCGTCGTCGTCGTCGGCCCGGTACGGGTCGGCGTCACCGGCGAACTGCTTGCCCTCGCGCAGGGCGGCCAGCTCGGCGTCCCGACGACGGGCCTCGATCAGCGCCGCGTCGAGGTGGGCGGCGGTGTCCGGCACCGAGTCCAGGTGGAACTCGATGCTCGGCGTCAGCCGGATCCCCGTCTGCTTGCCGACCTCGGACCGGATCACGCCCTTGGCGCTCTCCAGCGCCGCGGCGGTGCCCGCCCGCTCCTCGTCGTCGCCGTACACCGTGTAGAACACCGACGCCTGCTGCAGGTCGCCGGTCACCCGCACGTCCGTCACCGTGAGGAAGCCGAGACGCGGGTCCTTGATCCGCGTGTCGAGCATGCTCGCGACGATCTCCTTGATGCGGTCGGCGAGCTTGCGTGCTCGCGGGTTCTCGTTCATCGCTCCTCCTTCTCCTCACGCCGACGGCGCCCGGCCCGACCGCTGCGGCCGGGCCGGGCGCCGTCGTCGCCCTGACCTTCTCAGGAACGCGGGATCTCGCGCATCTCGAAGGTCTCGATGATGTCGCCCTCGGTGACGTCGTTGAACGACCCGAGACCGATACCGCACTCGAAGCCCTCGCGGACCTCGGTGACGTCGTCCTTCTCGCGACGCAGCGACTCGATCGTGAGGTTGTCCCCGACGACCTTGCCGTTGCGCAGGACCCGCGCCTTGCTGTTCCGTCGGATCGTGCCCGAGCGGATGATCGAACCGGCGATGTTGCCGAACTTCGAGGACCGGAAGACCTGGCGGATCTCGGCGGTACCGAGCTGCGCCTCCTCGTACTCCGGCTTGAGCATGCCCTTGAGGGCCGCCTCGATGTCGTCGATCGCCTGGTAGATGACCGAGTAGAACTTGACGTCGACGCCCTCGCGCTCCGCCAGGTCCTCGACGCGCGGACCGAACTTCACGTTGAAGCCCAGGATCACGGCGTTGTCGACCGTGGCCAGGTTGACGTCGTTCTGGGTGATCGAGCCGACGCCGCGGTGGATGACCCGCAGCTGGACCTCGTCGCCCACGTCGATCTTGAGCAGCGCGTCCTCGAGCGCCTCGACGGCACCCGACACGTCGCCCTTGAGGACCAGGTTGAGGGTCTCGACCTTGCCCTGCTCGAGCGCCTTGGTGAAGTCCTCGAGGCTGATGCGCTTGCGGCGCTTCGCCAGGAGGGCGGCACGCTCGGCGGCCTGACGCTTCTCGGCGATCTGCCGGGCGGTGCGCTCGTCGGGCGCCACCAGGAAGTTGTCGCCGGCGCCGGGCACCGAGGACAGACCGAGGACCTGCACCGGACGGGCGGGGCCCGCCTCGGTGAGCGTCTCGCCGTGCTCGTCGAGCATGGCGCGGACACGGCCGTGGGCCGTGCCGGCGACGATCGCGTCGCCGACGTGCAGGGTGCCGGACTGGACCAGGACGGTCGCGACCGAGCCGCGACCCTTGTCGAGGTGCGCCTCGATGGCGACACCGCGTGCGTCCTTGTCCGCGTTGGCCCGCAGGTCGAGGGCCGCGTCCGCCGTGAGCAGGACGGCCTCGAGGAGCTCGGCGATGCCCATGCGGCGCAGCGCGGAGACGTCGACGAACATCGTGTCGCCGCCGTACTCCTCGGCCACCAGGTTGTACTCGGTGAGCTGCTGGCGGATCTTGGCGGGGTTGGCCCCCTCCTTGTCCACCTTGTTCACCGCGACGACGATCGGCACGCCGGCCGCCTGCGCGTGGTTGAGCGCCTCGATGGTCTGCGGCATCACGCCGTCGTCGGCGGCCACCACGAGGATCGCGATGTCCGTGACCTGCGCACCACGGGCACGCATGGCGGTGAACGCCTCGTGACCCGGGGTGTCGATGAACGTGATCGCCCGGTCGAGGCCCTCGTGCTCGGCGTGCACCTGGTACGCACCGATGTGCTGGGTGATGCCACCGGCCTCCCCGGCCACCACGTCGGTGGACCGGATCGCGTCGAGGAGCTTCGTCTTACCGTGGTCGACGTGACCCATGACGGTCACGACCGGCGGCCGCGCCACGAGGTCCTCGTCGGACTCGTCGGCCTCCTCGGCCTCCAGGTCGATGTCGAAGGACCCGAGCAGCTCGCGGTCCTCCTCCTCGGCCGAGACCATCTCGATGACGTAGCCGAGCTCGGCGCCGAGGGCCGCGAACGTGTCCTCGTCGAGCGACTGCGTGGCGGTCGCCATCTCGCCCAGGTGGAACAGGACGGTCACGAGCGACGCCGGGTTGGCGTCGATCTTGTCGGCGAAGTCGTTGAGCGAGGAGCCGTGACGCAGCCGGACGACCGTCTGGCCGTTGCCGCGGGGGACGGTGACGCCACCCAGCGACGGCGCCTGCATCTGCTCGAACTCCTGGCGCTTCGCCCGCTTCGACTTGCGGCCGCGGACGGGACGACCGCCCGCACGACCGAAAGCACCCTGCGTGCTGCCACGACCGGCACCACCGCGACCGCGGAAACCGCCGCCACCGGCCGGTGCACCGCCGGGACGCGCGCCGCCGCCGGCGGGGGCACCGCCGCCGCCGGGACGACCACCGGGACCACCCGGACGGCCACGACCGCCACCGCCGCCGCCACCGCGCGCGCCCGGAGCCGGGCGGTCACCCGGACGGGGCATGCTCGTGCGGCCCGGCATCATGCCGGGGTTCGGGCGCGGACCGCCGGGACGAGGGGCCGCCGCGGCGGGACGGGGACCGCCGGGACGAGGACCGCCCGGACGCTCGGCGGCCGGCTGGCCGCCCTCGCCGCGCTGCTGGCGCGGCATGCCCTGGTTGGACGCGTACGGGTTGTTGCCCGGACGCGGGGAACGCTGCATCCCCTGCTGCGAGGCGTACGGGTTGTTGCCCGGACGCGGCTCACGGCCGGGGCGCGACTCACGGCCGCCCTGACGCTGCTGCCCGGGCTTGGCGCCCGGCTTCGGGGCCGCGGAAGCGGCCGCCGGCTTGGGAGCGCCGCCCGGCTTCGGGGCCGCGGACTGCGCGGGGGCCGGCTGCGCGGGGGCGGCCGGAGCGCTCTTCTCGGGCGCGGGGGACTGCTCGGCCGCGGGGGACTGCTCGGCGGCCGGGGCCTTCTCCGCCGCCGGGGCCTGGGGCGCGGGGGTCGACCGGGGGCCGGGCGCCGGGGCCGCGGACTGCGGCCTCGCCGGAGCGGCCTTCGGCGCCGGCTTGGCAGCCGACTTCGACTTCTCGCCGGAGGCGCCGCCCGCCTGGACGCGGTCGCGCATCATGCGCTCGACCGGAGCCTCGAGGGTCGAGGACGCCGAACGGACGAACTCGCCTGCCTCCTTCAGCTCGGCCAGCAGGGTCTTGCTCTCCACACCGAGCTGCTTCGCCAGCTCGTGGACGCGGATCTTCGCCACATCTCTCCTGTCTCGGCCCTACCGGGACAGGCAGGACCGTCGTTAGTACCGAGTACTCATCGCTGGGGACTCATCGGGTGCCCATCGGCTTCTGACCCGCTTCCTTGTCGACGTAACTCAGGTGCGGCCGGACGTTGGCGTCCGGTCGCGACGGCGGTCGGCTCACGCCGACCAAGTCTCAACGGTCCTGACCCTCCAGATGATCCCGCACCCGCGTCAGGCTCACGGGGCCATCGGCGCGCAGCGCACGTCCGACGGCCCGCCGACGCTCGGCGAGGTCCAGGCAGGCGGGGACCGGATGGATCCATGCTCCCCGCCCCGGCAGGGTCCCCCGGACGTCCACGACGACCGCTGAACGGTCGCCCGACGTCGGGAGCACCAGCCTCAGGAGCTCCGACCGCAGGTCGCGGGCCCGGCAACCGACGCAGGTCCGCACCGGTCCCGTCGGGGACGGGGTGGTGGTGCGTGAGCGCACGGAGTCCAGGGTTCGCGACCCGGTCCCCTGCAGTCTAGCGCGCCTGTTCACGGCACTCGACCAATACTCGACCAAAATCGGGCAAACTCGACCCTCCCGGCGGTCTCAGGCGGCGTCGTCGGGCGTGCCGGCCTCGTCGCCGCCCGGCGCCTCGTCCGACCGGATGTCGATGCGCCAGCCCGTCAGCTTCGCGGCGAGGCGGGCGTTCTGCCCCTCCTTGCCGATCGCGAGCGAGAGCTGGTAGTCGGGGACGATCGCACGGGCGGCCCGCGCGTCGGCGTCCACGACCGTGACCGAGCTCACCCGTGCCGGGGACAGCGCGTGGCCGACGAACTGCGCCGGGTCGTCGCTGTGGTCGACGATGTCGATCTTCTCCCCGTGCAGCTCGGCCATCACGGCACGCACGCGCGCGCCCATCGGCCCGATGCACGCGCCCTTGGCGTTCAGACCGCTCACGTGCGAACGGACCGCGACCTTGGTGCGGTGCCCGGCCTCGCGCGCCACGGCGGTGATCTCCACCGAGCCGTCCGCGACCTCCGGGACCTCGAGCTCGAACAGCTTGCGCACCAGGCCGGGGTGGGTGCGGCTCAGCGTCACCTGGGCGCCCTTGGCGCCGCGGGCGACCTCGACGACGTAGGCGCGCAGGCGCTCGCCGTGCACGTACTCCTCGCCCGGCACCTGCTCGTGCGGCGGCAGCACCGCCTCGGTGCCGCCGACGTCCACCAGCACCACGCGCGGGTCGCGGCCCTGCTGGATGACGCCGGCGAGGACCTCGCCCTCCTTGCCGCGGAACAGCCCGAGCACCTGGTCGTCCTCCGCGTCGCGCAGACGCTGGACGATCACCTGGCGTGCGGTCGCCGTCGCGATGCGGCCGAAGTTCGCGGGGGTGTGGTCGAACTCGGGGCCGAGCTCCACGCTGTCCCGGCCCTCCGGGTCCTCGGGGTCCGGCGTACGGATCTGCTCACGCGCCCACACCGTGACGTGCCCCGACCGGCGGTCGACGTCCACCCGTGCGCTCGTGTAGGCGTCCGGGGTCCGGTGGTAGGCCGAGAGCAGCGCCTGCTCGATGGCCTCGACCAGGACGTCCAGGCTGATCTCCTTCTCGCGCTCCAGCAGCCTCAGCGTGCTCATGTCGATGTCCATCGTCAGCCCTCCTCGCCGTCGGCGGTGTCGTCCGCCTCGTCCTCGAGCCTGCGCAGCTCGACCTCGACCTTGCCCTTGCGCACCCGCGACACCGGCACCTGCGGGCCGTCCTCCAGCACTGCCGCCGGACCGTCCGCGGTGTCGACGACGTCGACCAGGCGGCCCTCGGCCGTCGAGCCGTCGTCGAGGACCAGCTTCACCAGCCGCGTCCGGGCGCGGCGGAAGTGCCGCGGCTCCGTCAGCGGTCGGGTCGCCCCGGGGGTCGAGACCTCGAGGGTGTACGCACCGGCCACCGCGTCCGTGTCGTCGAGGGCGGACGAGACCGCCTTCGAGACCTCGCCGAGGGTGTCCGAGTCCAGCGAGCCGACGACGTCCTCGTCGAGGTCCACCGTCACCCGCACCACCGTGGTGCTGCCCGTCCGGACCAGCCGGACGTCCTCGAGGTACAGGCCCGCGGCGTCCACCGCCGGCGCGACGACCGCCCGCACCCGCTCGTCCGCGGCCTGGCTCCGCCCTGCTGCCATCGCTGCCTCCCGTGGGTCTCTCCCCGCGCCGGGACGTCCCGCGGCCGGTGTGTCGTTGTGTGTCGTCCAGGGTAACGAACCCCGCCGGGCCCGCGTGCCGAACGACGCGTCCCCGCGGGTGGAGGAACGTCACACCCGGACGTGGCAAGATCAGCCACGATGGATCCGCACCGCTCCCCCGCCCGGGCTCGCCGTCGACGCGGCGCCGCGCTGGGTGCCGCCCTGCTCGCCCTGCTGCTGTCCGGGTGCGGGCTGCGGCTCGAGACGCCG contains:
- the rpsO gene encoding 30S ribosomal protein S15, which gives rise to MPLDSATKQAIMTEYATHEGDTGSPEVQVAMLTQRIKDLTEHLKEHKHDHHSRRGLLLLVGQRRRLLGYLQKVDIARYRALIERLGLRR
- a CDS encoding bifunctional riboflavin kinase/FAD synthetase yields the protein MQVFTDIDEVPDGYGPSVVTIGNFDGVHRGHQTVLGRLVRLARADGRTAVAVTFDPHPATVHRPGAAPELLTGLTDRLELMAATGLDAVLVVPYSLDFAAQTPREFVTSYLTGALGARSVVVGHDVRFGRDNAGDLATMVELGGEHGFEVVAIDDEGECLPTADGAGQRWSSSAARALLAEGDVAQAADVLGRRHRVRGTVVHGDARGRELGFPTANLGAIAGMVPANGVYAGWLVRPELGAADAAHPDVRLPAAISIGTNPTFDGVERRVEAYVLDRSDLDLYDEEVVLELVEHLRPTLRFDGVEPLVAQMHDDVARARRILAADVG
- a CDS encoding peroxidase family protein; protein product: MAAHDISAGQHTTASPTDAPAPDTRVDLNRSPRGRTVRRVGHGGRVEPRTTRPASPDPRTSDAPFLPDTAYCVQEDHDTGRFDATTSFDYLFRSLRVRFPGAHLPSGGAQVEADTVAALEALGTAMIEAPGPDPAGDSTVPAVYTYWGQFIDHDITLNTNGADLGALAAGDIVVEPFTVFSPGDVTAGLHNARHPSLDIDSMYGSGPRFPGEDGGPTRSETAFATADPAKLALGRLTPVPVGEPIDPGTDDQRDLPRFSEQEATAAGNAGLRRTVKIPDGRNDENLVVAQFHVALIRFHNAVVDHVRRTRPWLADDGRAVFEEARTLVRHHYQWLVLHDYLRTLTKPGVLDQVLHEHQLLFRPLRRVSMPLEFAVAAFRFGHSQIRNGYDHNKNFGAEAIVAPFASLVDLFRFTGGGGLSPDPDQPLDALPSNWPIDWSRLVDKGDPVGAHKARRIDPFLADGLRALLKEGWKEGWVEGPGGTVVDADGLTVDPELVPKDPSGDPITRRMSDMLKQLAHRNLLRGYMLAVPTGEAVAEDLGLTPLTFDQLTGRAALPAGTADGPAPARVEAMEAALEPFRGGTPLWFYVLQEAKVHGNGNFLGEVGSRILAETFVYLLRRDDDSFLRTPDPWTPADGVRLEDGSMITTLPDLLRFAGVLRQPDGSFRTEPDGTPAGHDGD
- the rbfA gene encoding 30S ribosome-binding factor RbfA, coding for MNENPRARKLADRIKEIVASMLDTRIKDPRLGFLTVTDVRVTGDLQQASVFYTVYGDDEERAGTAAALESAKGVIRSEVGKQTGIRLTPSIEFHLDSVPDTAAHLDAALIEARRRDAELAALREGKQFAGDADPYRADDDDES
- a CDS encoding polyribonucleotide nucleotidyltransferase, whose protein sequence is MEGPEIQFAEAVIDNGRFGTRTVRFETGRLARQAAGSVAAYLDGETMLLSATTAGKHPKEQFDFFPLTVDVEERMYAAGRIPGSFFRREGRPSTEAILACRLIDRPLRPLFVKGLRNEVQVVISVLAMHPDDAYDVLAINAASASTQISGLPFSGPVAGVRIALIDDQWVAFPKHSDLERAVFNMVVAGRVVQDAAGNADVAIAMIEAEATDDAWNLIKSEGATAPTEEVVAQGIEASKPFLKALCDAQASLAAQAAKDVKEYPVFLDYQDDAFAAVEAEVTSTLRDALAIADKQDRENRLDEIKAELVPALADRFEGREKELSAAYRALQKKLIRQRVLTDGVRIDGRGLADIRTLSAEVEVLPRVHGSALFERGETQIMGVTTLNMLRMEQQIDSLGPVTRKRYMHNYNFPPYSTGETGRVGSPKRREIGHGALAERAVVPVLPSREEFPYAIRQVSEALGSNGSTSMGSVCASTLSLLNAGVPLRAPVAGIAMGLISDTVDGETRYAALTDILGAEDAFGDMDFKVAGTSEFVTAIQLDTKLDGIPASVLAAALTQARDARLTILEVIAEAIDTPDEMSPNAPRVISVKVPVDKIGEVIGPKGKMINQIQEETGADISIEDDGTVYIGATDGPSAEAARAAINAIANPHVPEVGERFVGTVVKTTSFGAFISLSPGKDGLLHISQIRKLVGGKRVENVDDVLSIGQKVQVEIGEIDPRGKLSLVAVTEDEPATDDATEQPAEA
- the truB gene encoding tRNA pseudouridine(55) synthase TruB, producing the protein MAEQRGERRPTAADGLLVVDKPSGWTSHDVVARCRRLAGTRKVGHAGTLDPMATGVLVVGVGRATRLLTYVVGADKAYDATIRLGVSTTTDDAEGEVVTAAGVGAGVDAAALHREVAVLTGDLLQVPTTVSAIKVDGKRAYARARAGEEVELAARPVTVSTFDVLDVREASADGLPVLDVDVHVVVSSGTYVRALARDLGAALGVGGHLTALRRTRVGGFDLAGARTLDELAAQADADGTLATLPPADAARVTFPVRELTEPEARALGYGQWVPASGTAGTVAGIGPDGTLVALLEDATRRGEHLARPVLVLAPA